The Oceanithermus desulfurans genome has a window encoding:
- a CDS encoding phosphate-starvation-inducible PsiE family protein — MTRLYKLSIQVAFNLAIVVLVLGMFVGVWRVLANLGHTLGPGTTPEAFQTLITDALTLLVVIELVRTFVDYFEWQRVRIHVLLDAGAIFLLRELIIKLYAHDYQGLEVVGWTAGILLLMLARTLAVRWPPPRHPVGEEEADS, encoded by the coding sequence GTGACGCGGCTGTACAAGCTGAGCATCCAGGTGGCCTTCAACCTGGCCATCGTGGTGCTCGTCCTGGGCATGTTCGTGGGGGTCTGGCGGGTGCTGGCCAACCTGGGGCACACCCTGGGCCCTGGCACCACCCCCGAGGCCTTCCAGACGCTGATCACCGACGCGCTGACGCTGCTCGTCGTCATCGAGCTCGTGCGCACTTTCGTGGACTACTTCGAGTGGCAGCGGGTGCGCATCCACGTCCTCCTCGACGCCGGCGCCATCTTCCTGCTGCGGGAGCTGATCATCAAGCTCTACGCCCACGACTACCAGGGCCTGGAAGTGGTCGGGTGGACCGCGGGCATCCTGCTGCTGATGCTCGCCCGCACCCTGGCGGTGCGCTGGCCGCCGCCCCGCCACCCGGTAGGGGAGGAGGAGGCCGATTCCTGA
- a CDS encoding GNAT family N-acetyltransferase: MRVRAGEPRDAADLRRLLEGIVGRRLEPELVGELNAQLLRFLGGEGTTLVVLEDEGRVVGAVTLWLRRGLYDDGPVAVVDRLVLDPGYQSPEHALRLLEQAFGVARTVGALDVEVLEAEGSYLPEAALEALGLEPARLWKRRML, from the coding sequence ATGCGCGTGCGGGCGGGAGAACCGCGGGACGCCGCCGACCTGCGTCGCCTGCTCGAGGGGATCGTGGGAAGGCGGCTGGAGCCGGAGCTGGTGGGCGAACTGAACGCCCAGCTGCTGCGTTTCCTGGGGGGCGAGGGCACCACGCTGGTCGTGCTCGAGGACGAGGGCCGAGTCGTGGGCGCGGTGACCCTGTGGTTGCGGCGGGGCCTCTACGACGACGGCCCGGTCGCCGTGGTGGACCGGCTCGTGCTCGACCCCGGCTACCAAAGCCCCGAGCACGCCCTGCGCCTTCTAGAGCAGGCCTTCGGGGTGGCCCGCACCGTGGGCGCCCTCGACGTCGAGGTGCTGGAGGCCGAGGGGTCCTACCTGCCCGAAGCGGCCCTGGAGGCCCTGGGGCTCGAGCCCGCACGCCTGTGGAAACGCCGCATGCTCTAA
- the rapZ gene encoding RNase adapter RapZ, which produces MRVVVISGLSGAGKSTALAHLEDLGYFAVDNLPPALWAELVPALEAAGVRRAALGIDVRARAFLDAAPAAIDALAGAGAGPVLVFLEARPEVLLARYNLTRRAHPLRGGHLLREIEAERRLLAPLRGRADWILDTSETGPGELGERLAQLLGEERPFVLRLISFGYKWGPPQVADLLLDVRALPNPHWDEALRPRSGTDPEVAAYVFTAEAEPYYRALRETAARAAAAARAAGRSGYTVAVGCTGGRHRSVAVVERLARELGEDFEVEREHRDVGKEG; this is translated from the coding sequence ATGCGCGTCGTCGTGATCAGCGGCCTCTCCGGCGCCGGCAAGAGCACGGCCCTGGCCCACTTGGAAGACCTGGGCTACTTTGCGGTGGACAACCTGCCCCCCGCGCTCTGGGCCGAGCTCGTCCCCGCGCTGGAGGCCGCGGGGGTGCGGCGGGCCGCGCTGGGGATCGACGTGCGCGCCCGCGCCTTCCTGGACGCGGCGCCGGCCGCGATCGACGCCCTCGCCGGCGCCGGCGCGGGGCCGGTCCTCGTCTTCCTCGAGGCCCGGCCCGAGGTCCTGCTCGCGCGCTACAACCTCACCCGGCGGGCCCACCCGCTCCGCGGCGGCCACCTGCTGCGCGAAATCGAGGCCGAGCGCAGGCTGCTGGCGCCGCTGCGCGGCCGCGCCGACTGGATCCTCGACACCAGCGAGACCGGCCCCGGCGAGCTGGGCGAGCGGCTGGCCCAGCTGCTCGGCGAGGAGCGCCCCTTCGTGCTGCGGCTGATCTCCTTCGGTTACAAGTGGGGGCCGCCCCAGGTGGCTGACCTGCTGCTCGACGTGCGCGCCCTGCCCAACCCTCACTGGGACGAGGCGCTGCGGCCGCGCAGCGGCACGGACCCCGAGGTCGCCGCCTACGTCTTCACCGCCGAGGCCGAGCCCTACTACCGCGCCCTGCGCGAGACCGCCGCCCGCGCCGCGGCCGCCGCCCGCGCCGCGGGGCGCAGCGGCTACACCGTCGCCGTCGGCTGCACCGGCGGCCGCCACCGCTCGGTGGCCGTCGTCGAGCGGCTGGCGCGCGAGCTGGGCGAAGACTTCGAGGTCGAACGGGAGCACCGCGATGTGGGCAAAGAGGGCTAG
- a CDS encoding gluconeogenesis factor YvcK family protein: MWAKRARRLLGFLRWLRPGMGVKRYVLVAAAGMLLMFLGVAQLSWQGVFLDWVLDFVLFTRNLGLPLWLSGTVSFLVGLGVFSLGIRAMNRSILSAVTDPDELPERIWKKRRLEAGPRVVALGGGTGLSNLLGGLKTRTANLTGVVAVTDDGGSTGRLRRSFDVPAVGDLTDCLAALSEVERMPELMKYRFQRGEGLSGHTFGNLFLVSLFELTGDFAEAVRMADRVLALSGAVYPSTPHPARLVAELAGGARVEGESRIREAPGRVRRVWLEPENPPVMPEVLRAVARAQLIVLGPGSLFTSVIPSFLPPGLRRAIAESPARLVYVANVMTEPGETDGMDAYAHYKAVAEHLGRRPDAVLVHTAPLDPEALARYAEEGQHPVAYDPAPFGADGVRVVEGDFAHAGAFVRHDPEKLTARLLECVR; encoded by the coding sequence ATGTGGGCAAAGAGGGCTAGGCGGCTGCTCGGCTTCCTGCGCTGGCTGCGGCCGGGCATGGGGGTCAAGCGCTACGTCCTGGTCGCCGCGGCGGGCATGCTGCTGATGTTCCTGGGCGTGGCCCAGCTGAGCTGGCAGGGCGTCTTCCTCGACTGGGTGCTCGACTTCGTGCTCTTCACCCGCAACCTGGGCCTGCCGCTCTGGCTCTCGGGTACGGTCTCCTTCCTCGTGGGGCTCGGGGTGTTCAGCCTCGGCATCCGCGCCATGAACCGCTCGATCCTCTCGGCCGTCACCGATCCCGACGAGCTTCCCGAGCGCATCTGGAAGAAGCGGCGGCTCGAAGCCGGCCCCCGCGTCGTCGCCCTGGGCGGCGGGACCGGGCTTTCCAACCTGCTCGGCGGCCTCAAGACGCGCACGGCCAACCTGACCGGCGTGGTCGCGGTCACCGACGACGGCGGCTCCACCGGCCGCCTGCGCCGTAGCTTCGACGTGCCCGCGGTGGGCGACCTCACCGACTGCCTGGCCGCGCTCAGCGAGGTGGAGCGGATGCCCGAGTTGATGAAGTACCGCTTTCAGCGCGGGGAGGGACTTTCGGGGCACACCTTCGGCAACCTCTTCCTGGTCAGCCTCTTCGAGCTCACCGGCGACTTCGCCGAGGCGGTGCGGATGGCCGACCGGGTGCTGGCGCTCTCGGGCGCGGTCTACCCCTCGACCCCCCATCCCGCGCGCCTCGTCGCCGAGCTGGCCGGCGGCGCGCGGGTGGAGGGCGAGTCGCGCATCCGCGAGGCGCCGGGCCGGGTCCGCAGGGTCTGGCTTGAGCCCGAGAACCCCCCGGTGATGCCCGAGGTGCTGCGCGCGGTGGCGCGCGCGCAGCTGATCGTCCTGGGCCCCGGCAGCCTCTTCACCTCGGTGATCCCCAGCTTCCTGCCCCCCGGCCTGCGGCGGGCCATCGCCGAGAGCCCCGCCCGGCTGGTCTACGTGGCCAACGTCATGACCGAACCCGGCGAGACCGACGGCATGGACGCCTACGCCCACTACAAGGCGGTGGCCGAGCACCTGGGCCGCCGGCCCGACGCGGTGCTCGTGCACACCGCCCCGCTCGACCCCGAAGCCCTCGCGCGCTACGCCGAAGAGGGCCAGCACCCCGTCGCCTACGACCCCGCGCCCTTCGGCGCCGACGGCGTGCGCGTCGTCGAGGGCGACTTCGCCCACGCCGGCGCCTTCGTGCGCCACGACCCCGAAAAGCTGACGGCCCGACTTCTGGAGTGTGTACGGTGA
- a CDS encoding glucodextranase DOMON-like domain-containing protein, whose amino-acid sequence MNWFVLALLLLTDPVGDDHGADLGYPRAAVYQQVGAADLTGFEMKRVEGRWRLGIRLDRYPNPAGAPLGFSLAVVAVYLDSEPGGEESLPGAGLRTPAGGGWEEAYLISGWGAERRTPDGAAGPARAWREGDWIWVQTDLTRRPRAYVAAGLYDPFEPWGFRRALPGGGVWYLDGPADAPRALDVVAADQAGVWSSGVLPPARKRFPWRSLFAGALALAGAGLVGFAWRRR is encoded by the coding sequence GTGAACTGGTTCGTTCTCGCGCTGCTGCTGCTTACCGACCCGGTCGGCGACGACCACGGCGCCGACCTCGGCTACCCCCGCGCCGCCGTATACCAGCAGGTGGGCGCGGCCGACCTGACCGGCTTCGAGATGAAGCGGGTGGAGGGCCGCTGGCGGCTCGGCATCCGCCTGGACCGCTACCCCAACCCCGCCGGCGCGCCGCTGGGCTTCTCGCTGGCCGTCGTCGCCGTCTACCTCGACAGCGAACCCGGCGGCGAGGAGTCCCTGCCCGGGGCCGGGTTGCGCACCCCCGCGGGCGGCGGCTGGGAGGAGGCCTACCTGATCAGCGGCTGGGGGGCGGAGCGGCGCACGCCGGACGGCGCCGCCGGCCCCGCGCGCGCCTGGCGGGAAGGCGACTGGATCTGGGTGCAGACCGACCTGACCCGGCGGCCCCGCGCCTACGTGGCCGCCGGCCTCTACGACCCCTTCGAACCCTGGGGCTTCCGCCGGGCGCTGCCCGGCGGCGGCGTCTGGTATCTGGACGGCCCCGCCGACGCGCCGCGCGCGCTCGACGTCGTCGCCGCCGACCAGGCGGGCGTCTGGAGCTCGGGCGTGCTGCCGCCCGCACGCAAGCGCTTTCCCTGGCGCTCGCTCTTCGCCGGGGCGCTGGCGCTCGCCGGTGCGGGGCTCGTGGGGTTCGCCTGGCGCAGACGGTAG
- a CDS encoding 1,4-alpha-glucan branching protein: MKFVLVLHAHMPYVRAHGAWPFGEETLYEVMAETYLPLAQALDRLWADGVPAPLTIGLTPILVEQLADADVQQGFARYAEDRRERARSDLERYRGGELEASAAFQLRFWEGTLAAFEELDRDLPGAFRRAQARGQIELVTSSATHGYSPLLGYPEALAAQVRTGVHTYRRHFRVEPLGYWLPEMAYRPAGLWTPPVPGPPAGMRPGVDEFLMDAGLRYAFTDAALVEGGEPAGPYGRSNERDEGDRVHRVLELPSGLRMLARSRETSLVVWSADYGYPGDPVYREFHRKDPESGLHHWRVTSRQTDLGGKAPYDPEAAFERVRVHAGHFASLLEDLARRHPGGVTTAAYDAELFGHWWFEGVAWLEQVYRTLASRPLEAVTARVAVQEPALPLSLPEGSWGEGGDHRVWLNDATRDYWRTVYQAESEMILAARGCREERVRTLRQMMRELLLLEASDWPFLIHTGQAADYARERYREHARAFFALAEALRSGADPAELAALEARDNPFPEANPRLYLPRET; encoded by the coding sequence ATGAAGTTCGTCCTGGTTCTGCACGCCCACATGCCCTACGTCCGGGCCCACGGGGCCTGGCCCTTCGGCGAGGAGACCCTCTACGAGGTCATGGCCGAGACCTACCTGCCGCTGGCGCAGGCGCTCGACCGCCTCTGGGCCGACGGGGTCCCCGCCCCGCTGACGATCGGCCTCACCCCCATCCTGGTGGAACAGCTCGCCGACGCGGACGTGCAGCAGGGGTTCGCGCGCTACGCGGAGGACCGCCGGGAGCGCGCCCGAAGCGACCTGGAGCGCTACCGCGGCGGCGAGCTGGAGGCCTCGGCCGCCTTCCAGCTGCGCTTCTGGGAGGGCACACTGGCGGCCTTCGAGGAGCTGGACCGCGACCTGCCCGGCGCCTTCCGCCGCGCCCAGGCCCGGGGGCAGATCGAGCTCGTCACCTCGAGCGCCACCCACGGCTACTCCCCGCTCCTCGGCTACCCGGAGGCGCTCGCCGCCCAGGTGCGCACCGGGGTGCACACCTACCGCCGCCACTTCCGCGTCGAGCCGCTGGGCTACTGGCTACCGGAGATGGCCTACCGACCCGCGGGGCTGTGGACCCCGCCGGTTCCCGGCCCCCCGGCGGGAATGCGCCCGGGCGTGGACGAGTTCCTGATGGACGCGGGGCTGCGCTACGCCTTCACCGACGCCGCGCTGGTCGAGGGGGGCGAGCCCGCGGGGCCCTACGGCCGCTCGAACGAGCGCGACGAGGGCGACCGGGTCCACCGGGTGCTCGAGCTGCCCTCGGGCCTGCGCATGCTCGCCCGCAGCCGCGAAACCTCACTGGTCGTCTGGAGCGCCGACTACGGCTACCCCGGCGATCCCGTCTACCGCGAGTTCCACCGCAAAGACCCCGAGTCGGGGCTGCACCACTGGCGCGTCACCTCGCGCCAGACCGACCTGGGCGGCAAGGCCCCCTACGACCCGGAGGCCGCCTTCGAGCGGGTACGGGTGCACGCCGGCCACTTCGCCAGCCTGCTCGAGGACCTGGCCCGCCGCCACCCCGGAGGGGTGACGACCGCCGCCTACGACGCCGAGCTCTTCGGCCACTGGTGGTTCGAGGGGGTGGCCTGGCTCGAGCAGGTCTACCGCACCCTCGCCTCCCGCCCCCTGGAGGCCGTGACCGCGCGCGTGGCCGTGCAGGAGCCGGCGCTGCCCCTCAGCCTTCCCGAGGGCTCCTGGGGCGAGGGGGGCGACCACCGCGTCTGGCTGAACGACGCCACCCGCGACTACTGGCGCACCGTCTACCAAGCCGAGTCCGAGATGATCCTGGCCGCCCGCGGCTGCCGCGAGGAGCGGGTGCGCACCCTGCGGCAGATGATGCGCGAGCTGCTGCTGCTCGAGGCCTCGGACTGGCCCTTCCTGATCCACACCGGCCAGGCCGCCGACTACGCCCGCGAGCGCTACCGCGAACACGCCCGCGCCTTCTTCGCCCTGGCCGAGGCCCTGCGCTCCGGGGCCGACCCCGCGGAGCTCGCCGCCCTCGAGGCCCGCGACAACCCCTTCCCCGAGGCCAACCCGCGCCTCTACCTGCCCCGGGAAACCTGA
- a CDS encoding phosphodiester glycosidase family protein: protein MRRLLALALTLGLALAQVPAAWLGLEVREQEGALVFQKGGLRFSYVPGLGWTAPLDPALPPPRGPERRLDERVLRAAGLIPAELPSARLRYRLAEDRLRLVLDLPPGPAPELPRTEGESPGWFTFYAPYFVPNPPDLEGLSFRYDDRGTEIRYLAPEGRVYRWRTFELGAPARFVMDAYFVPPPQVRAVAPGFELRREYVWTPEPLELVRLVAAAGAWKLRPVGTPGRRRKLPEMAPGALAVLNGGYYDPKTATPIGLWVVDGVPVSLPYGRSALMWDGGLPQAAVPKFEAWVETGGGERYRVGLNRWPARLTAHTLPGRVGRAGENVIVVRGDQVLHTYPAPVVLEPGQWALTYPDGDGEWTGRLKPGARLSLYVRLDPPVRYALEAGPLLVQAGRLAYHPEAEGFAKGAAQIEKVTYQAAVAWTREGELWFVTSGKTTPGVLAEQLLALGAWGAIRMDAGGSAQLYLRGALVFPERARPVVSGLALWPAD, encoded by the coding sequence GTGCGCCGTCTCCTGGCCCTGGCCCTGACCCTCGGCCTGGCGCTGGCCCAGGTGCCGGCGGCCTGGCTGGGGCTCGAGGTGCGCGAGCAGGAGGGCGCGCTCGTCTTTCAGAAGGGCGGGCTGCGCTTCAGCTACGTCCCCGGCCTGGGCTGGACGGCGCCGCTCGACCCGGCGCTGCCGCCGCCCCGCGGCCCCGAGCGTCGCCTCGACGAGCGGGTGCTGCGCGCCGCGGGGCTGATCCCCGCGGAGCTGCCCAGCGCCCGGCTGCGCTACCGGCTCGCCGAAGACCGCCTGCGGCTGGTGCTCGACCTGCCCCCCGGCCCCGCCCCCGAGCTGCCCCGTACCGAGGGCGAGAGCCCCGGCTGGTTCACCTTCTACGCCCCCTACTTCGTGCCCAACCCGCCCGACCTGGAGGGGCTCAGCTTCCGCTACGACGACCGCGGCACCGAGATCCGCTACCTCGCCCCCGAGGGCCGGGTCTACCGCTGGCGCACCTTCGAGCTGGGCGCGCCCGCGCGCTTCGTGATGGACGCCTACTTCGTGCCGCCGCCGCAGGTGCGCGCCGTCGCCCCCGGCTTCGAGCTGCGCCGCGAGTACGTCTGGACGCCGGAGCCGCTGGAGCTGGTGCGCCTCGTCGCCGCGGCGGGAGCCTGGAAGCTGCGCCCCGTGGGCACCCCCGGCCGGCGCCGGAAGCTGCCGGAGATGGCGCCGGGGGCGCTCGCCGTGCTCAACGGCGGCTACTACGACCCCAAGACGGCCACCCCCATCGGGTTGTGGGTGGTGGACGGGGTGCCCGTGAGCCTGCCCTACGGCCGCAGCGCCCTGATGTGGGACGGCGGCCTGCCCCAGGCGGCGGTGCCGAAGTTCGAGGCCTGGGTCGAGACCGGCGGCGGCGAGCGCTACCGCGTCGGCCTCAACCGCTGGCCCGCGCGGCTGACCGCGCACACGCTGCCGGGCCGCGTCGGCCGGGCGGGCGAGAACGTGATCGTGGTCCGGGGCGACCAGGTGCTGCACACCTACCCCGCCCCGGTCGTGCTCGAGCCGGGGCAGTGGGCCCTCACCTACCCCGACGGCGACGGCGAGTGGACCGGACGGCTCAAGCCGGGGGCGCGCCTCTCGCTCTACGTCCGCCTCGACCCCCCGGTGCGCTACGCGCTCGAGGCCGGCCCCCTGCTCGTCCAGGCCGGCCGCCTCGCCTACCACCCCGAGGCCGAGGGCTTCGCCAAGGGCGCGGCGCAGATCGAGAAGGTCACCTACCAGGCCGCCGTCGCCTGGACCCGTGAGGGCGAGCTGTGGTTCGTGACCAGTGGCAAGACCACCCCGGGCGTCCTCGCCGAGCAGCTGCTGGCGCTGGGGGCCTGGGGGGCGATCCGCATGGACGCGGGCGGCTCGGCCCAGCTCTACCTGCGGGGCGCGCTCGTCTTCCCCGAGCGCGCGCGCCCGGTCGTGAGCGGGCTGGCGCTCTGGCCCGCGGACTAG
- the dcd gene encoding dCTP deaminase → MSVKPDWWIRKMAREEGMIEPFEENLVREGVISYGVSSFGYDLRAAPEWKVFTNAYGAVVDPKAFDPQSFVEIEGDAVLIPPNSFALTRSVEYIRMPENVIAIALGKSTYARCGIVANVTPLEPGWEGHVTLEISNTTPLPARVYAGEGIVQILFFEGEKPETTYKSRRGKYQGQRGITLPKI, encoded by the coding sequence ATGAGCGTCAAGCCCGACTGGTGGATCCGGAAAATGGCCCGCGAGGAGGGGATGATCGAGCCCTTCGAGGAAAACCTGGTGCGGGAAGGGGTGATCTCCTACGGGGTCAGCTCGTTCGGCTACGACCTGCGCGCCGCTCCCGAGTGGAAGGTCTTCACCAACGCCTACGGCGCGGTCGTCGACCCCAAGGCCTTCGACCCCCAGAGCTTCGTCGAGATCGAAGGGGACGCGGTGCTGATCCCGCCCAACTCCTTCGCGCTCACCCGCTCGGTCGAGTACATCCGCATGCCCGAGAACGTGATCGCTATCGCGCTGGGCAAATCCACCTACGCCCGCTGCGGCATCGTGGCCAACGTCACCCCGCTCGAGCCCGGCTGGGAAGGGCACGTGACGCTCGAGATCTCCAACACCACCCCGCTTCCCGCCCGCGTCTACGCCGGCGAGGGCATCGTCCAGATCCTTTTCTTCGAAGGGGAGAAACCCGAGACCACCTACAAGAGCCGCCGCGGCAAGTACCAGGGCCAGCGGGGCATCACCCTGCCCAAGATATGA
- a CDS encoding metallophosphoesterase family protein: protein MKRALLLPTLALFALIGAGCAQSQEPASVTLYVAGDIATCWSDADEATAALIERLAPKGATWYVLALGDLAYSAGTDAQFKDCYAPSWGRFKSRTLPVPGNHEYYSGGGGYFRYWGARAAPPEGWYATRLAGWRLYALNSNCDWVGGCGAGSPQYAWLEARLRQEPDGCALAFAHYPRYSSGRHGDLPGMDALWDLLQRYRAELYLAGHDHDYERFAPRDAAGAHDPEGGLVQFVVGTGGAGLRQIDAPEPLSRAFVDDAHGVLELTLEPGGYAWRFVTTDGEVRDAGRASCR from the coding sequence ATGAAGCGCGCCCTCCTGCTGCCGACGCTCGCGCTGTTCGCCCTGATCGGGGCGGGCTGCGCCCAGTCCCAGGAGCCGGCGTCCGTGACCCTCTACGTCGCCGGCGACATCGCCACCTGCTGGTCCGACGCCGACGAGGCCACGGCCGCGCTGATCGAACGCCTGGCCCCGAAGGGCGCGACCTGGTACGTCCTCGCCCTGGGCGACCTCGCCTACTCCGCGGGCACCGACGCCCAGTTCAAGGACTGCTACGCGCCCTCCTGGGGGCGCTTCAAGAGCCGCACCCTGCCGGTGCCCGGCAACCACGAGTACTACAGCGGCGGCGGCGGGTACTTCCGCTACTGGGGCGCGCGGGCCGCGCCCCCCGAGGGCTGGTACGCGACCCGGCTCGCGGGCTGGCGGCTCTACGCCCTGAACAGCAACTGCGACTGGGTCGGGGGCTGCGGCGCGGGGTCGCCCCAGTACGCCTGGCTCGAGGCCCGGCTGCGCCAGGAGCCGGACGGCTGCGCCCTCGCCTTCGCTCACTACCCGCGCTACAGCTCCGGCCGCCACGGCGACCTTCCCGGCATGGACGCGCTGTGGGACCTGCTCCAGCGCTACCGCGCCGAGCTGTACCTGGCGGGGCACGACCACGACTACGAGCGCTTCGCCCCCCGCGACGCCGCCGGCGCGCACGACCCCGAAGGCGGCCTGGTGCAGTTCGTCGTGGGAACCGGGGGCGCGGGCCTGCGCCAAATCGATGCGCCCGAACCGCTCAGCCGCGCCTTCGTGGACGACGCCCACGGGGTGCTCGAGCTCACGCTGGAACCAGGCGGCTACGCCTGGCGCTTCGTGACCACGGACGGCGAGGTGCGCGACGCCGGGCGGGCGAGCTGCCGCTAG
- a CDS encoding peptidylprolyl isomerase, giving the protein METLDYQSDAPVRNFEKPEVVTDHKKYDYYAVLATSKGTFTIDLLEDSAPNTVNSFVFLALHRYFDGLRWHRVVPGFVAQTGDPTGRGSGGPGYRFGLEIDPNLSYDAAGWVGMARTNDPNTNGSQFFITLAPAPHLTGGYTIFGKVVEGMDVVEKLTQQDTIRSVRILRKPKP; this is encoded by the coding sequence ATGGAAACCCTGGACTACCAAAGCGACGCCCCGGTCCGCAACTTCGAGAAACCCGAGGTGGTCACCGACCACAAGAAGTACGACTACTACGCCGTACTCGCGACCAGCAAGGGCACGTTCACCATCGACCTGCTCGAAGACAGCGCCCCCAACACGGTCAACTCCTTCGTCTTCCTGGCGCTGCACCGCTACTTCGACGGCCTCAGGTGGCACCGCGTCGTCCCCGGCTTCGTGGCCCAGACCGGCGACCCCACCGGAAGGGGTTCCGGCGGTCCCGGCTACCGCTTCGGCCTCGAGATCGACCCCAACCTCAGCTACGACGCCGCAGGCTGGGTGGGCATGGCCCGCACCAACGATCCCAACACCAACGGCAGCCAGTTCTTCATCACCCTGGCCCCCGCGCCCCACCTGACCGGCGGCTACACGATCTTCGGCAAGGTCGTCGAGGGCATGGACGTGGTGGAGAAGCTCACCCAGCAGGACACCATCCGCAGCGTCCGCATCCTGAGGAAGCCCAAGCCTTGA
- a CDS encoding HAD family hydrolase has translation MKPTVVFDLDGTLVDSLADITASFHHVLREAGLPRPTDAEMADLIGRPLAEMFRRVAPAADAEALSEAYRRHYRAHMADRSRPYPGVPELLGELRRRGFALAVATTKRSSTAQKLAEAVGLLPLLDHVQGTDGLPPKPAPDVVLAALAAVNGRGVCMVGDTTHDVLAGKAAGLCTYAVSWGTHPPAVLAGAEPDHLEPDLDRLPRLLATLALR, from the coding sequence TTGAAGCCGACCGTCGTCTTCGACCTCGACGGCACCCTGGTGGACTCGCTCGCGGACATCACCGCGAGCTTCCACCACGTGCTGCGCGAGGCCGGCCTGCCCCGGCCCACGGACGCCGAAATGGCCGACCTGATCGGCCGTCCCCTGGCCGAGATGTTCCGCCGGGTCGCGCCCGCGGCCGACGCCGAGGCGCTTTCCGAAGCCTACCGCCGCCACTACCGCGCGCACATGGCCGACAGGAGCCGCCCCTACCCCGGGGTGCCGGAGCTGCTCGGCGAGCTGCGGCGACGCGGCTTCGCGCTGGCGGTGGCCACGACCAAGCGCAGCTCCACCGCCCAGAAGCTGGCCGAGGCCGTGGGGCTGCTACCCCTGCTCGACCACGTGCAGGGCACCGACGGGCTGCCGCCCAAGCCCGCGCCCGACGTGGTGCTGGCGGCGCTCGCGGCGGTGAACGGCCGCGGCGTCTGCATGGTGGGCGACACCACCCACGACGTCCTCGCGGGGAAGGCCGCCGGACTGTGCACCTACGCGGTCAGCTGGGGCACCCACCCGCCCGCGGTGCTGGCCGGCGCCGAACCCGACCACCTGGAACCCGACCTGGACCGGCTCCCGCGGCTGCTCGCGACGCTCGCCCTTCGCTGA
- a CDS encoding DUF72 domain-containing protein — MELYLGTGGFSYPYWKGIFYPPGLKPRDYLWHYARHFNAVEVNASFYHVPAAKTFAGMLERSDGRVRFAVKVHRSVTHARDATDELYARLFEATRPLAEAGVLGPFVAQFPYAFHRTPANRRYLLEVARRFEGRRLAVELRHASWAREPVWDAFRELGLVWVSADYPPLSGLPQSGLVVTAPVAYLRLMGRNAAKWWDHQEREERYDYLYAPEELRPYARGLAAHAGELQEAWVIFHNTPRGQALANLGGFKDLLAEQGLVAPIEPPRPG; from the coding sequence ATGGAGCTCTACCTGGGGACCGGCGGCTTCAGCTACCCCTATTGGAAAGGGATCTTCTACCCGCCGGGGTTGAAGCCGCGCGACTACCTGTGGCACTACGCCCGCCACTTTAACGCGGTGGAGGTGAACGCCAGCTTCTACCACGTGCCGGCGGCCAAGACCTTCGCGGGGATGCTCGAGCGCTCGGACGGGCGGGTGCGCTTCGCGGTCAAGGTGCACCGTTCGGTCACCCACGCGCGCGACGCCACGGACGAGCTCTACGCCCGCCTCTTCGAGGCCACCCGGCCGCTCGCCGAGGCGGGGGTGCTGGGGCCCTTCGTGGCCCAGTTCCCCTACGCTTTCCACCGCACCCCCGCCAACCGGCGCTACCTGCTCGAGGTGGCCCGCCGCTTTGAGGGACGCCGGCTCGCCGTCGAGCTGCGCCACGCCAGCTGGGCCCGCGAGCCGGTCTGGGACGCCTTCCGCGAGCTGGGCCTCGTCTGGGTGAGCGCCGACTACCCGCCGCTTTCGGGCCTGCCGCAAAGCGGCCTGGTGGTGACGGCCCCGGTCGCCTACCTGCGGCTGATGGGCCGCAACGCCGCGAAGTGGTGGGACCACCAGGAGCGCGAGGAGCGCTACGACTACCTCTACGCCCCCGAAGAGCTCCGCCCCTACGCCCGGGGGCTGGCCGCGCACGCCGGGGAGCTGCAGGAGGCCTGGGTCATCTTCCACAACACCCCGCGCGGCCAGGCGCTGGCGAACCTGGGCGGCTTCAAGGACCTGCTCGCGGAGCAGGGGCTGGTCGCGCCCATCGAGCCGCCGCGGCCGGGCTAG
- a CDS encoding metal-sensitive transcriptional regulator, whose amino-acid sequence MRTTDLGDETVDSIIKRLRRIEGQVRGLQKMVGEGRPCDEVLTQMTATKKAMESAANLILKEFLTLCATDVAEGDPASPEEIASVLRKFV is encoded by the coding sequence ATGCGTACGACCGACCTGGGCGACGAGACCGTAGACAGCATCATCAAGCGTCTGCGCCGCATCGAAGGGCAGGTGCGCGGCCTGCAGAAGATGGTGGGCGAAGGGCGCCCCTGCGACGAGGTGCTGACGCAGATGACGGCCACCAAGAAGGCCATGGAGTCGGCCGCCAACCTGATCCTCAAGGAGTTCCTGACGCTCTGCGCCACCGACGTGGCCGAGGGCGACCCCGCGAGCCCCGAGGAGATCGCGAGCGTCCTGCGCAAGTTCGTCTGA